From the genome of Pseudanabaena sp. FACHB-2040, one region includes:
- a CDS encoding putative PEP-binding protein, whose amino-acid sequence MLPFRLLAQIADADLAAVGEKAMALRDLKQLDLPVVEGGVLLADTWSDRLAEVIQSTGMGDLSHLDPSQPQVLRQTAQTLRQAFLEHPLDLNLADLLEHVQAPWLLLRPSLILAGPGQGTPQAAAELLGLLAARPCVARLDTIATELKQLWAESLRASNLLVWRQHCQSLQQVQIATLVQPLYPSEISGTIILGEKTFSLEAVLGLGQALAQGAAVPARCQGNLLQLERIRWQAGYQEQVYRLREKPSGVSVAGLVVQPREEPELPAPLTLDQMQALLRLGRQVQQQWGLPVRLEWLIYKHPQTRQSSLVITQVSRWWEALEEGAIASQAGAPAPDQAALLTEISGVVQGIGAASGRAIATAVVLQAGSLAAQMTLPPGCIVVLPDLQPEMCVRLQGVAGIVTVRGGATCHAAILARELNIPAVVGAPQATELLKTGDALWLDGDRGLVYLLPEDQAGRPLFESLSKALPTAPKADLLDLPDAAAGSTATQVMVNLSQVQRLGDLPLEQIDGVGLLRSEWLLIDMLEGRHPQQWVTGGYGVDLQARLVEKLAPILAAFAPRPVRYRSLDLRSHEWISLAGSPPAEPNPMLGIRGTFSYQLDPRLFKLELGALAELQRQGHTNLQLMLPFVRTVEEFVVCRQWVEQARLFQAPAFQLWIMAEVPSVLFLLPAYRQAGVQGIAIGTNDLTQLLLAVDRDQPVMASAYDERHPAVIAALAHLVQTARQQGLTCSICGQAPVRHPELIDALVQWGISSISVEPGALLATRRAVLASERRQQGLL is encoded by the coding sequence AAGCAGCTTGACTTGCCAGTGGTCGAGGGCGGAGTGTTGCTGGCTGATACCTGGAGCGATCGGTTGGCTGAGGTGATCCAATCCACTGGCATGGGAGATCTCAGCCATCTAGACCCAAGCCAGCCTCAGGTGTTGCGACAGACGGCCCAGACCCTACGGCAAGCATTCCTAGAGCACCCTTTAGATCTGAACCTAGCTGATCTGTTGGAGCACGTGCAGGCCCCTTGGCTGCTGCTGCGACCGTCACTGATTTTGGCTGGGCCGGGCCAGGGAACGCCTCAAGCAGCAGCTGAACTGTTGGGCCTTTTGGCAGCCCGCCCCTGTGTAGCCCGCCTAGATACGATCGCAACCGAGCTTAAACAGCTTTGGGCCGAGAGTCTGCGGGCGAGCAATCTGCTGGTATGGCGACAGCACTGCCAGAGCCTGCAGCAGGTGCAGATAGCCACGCTAGTGCAGCCGCTTTACCCCTCTGAGATTAGCGGCACGATCATTCTGGGAGAAAAAACCTTTTCTCTAGAGGCGGTTCTAGGCTTAGGACAAGCGCTGGCCCAAGGGGCAGCGGTGCCCGCTCGTTGCCAGGGCAACCTGCTGCAGCTAGAGCGGATTAGGTGGCAGGCGGGCTACCAGGAGCAGGTTTACCGCCTGCGGGAAAAGCCTTCAGGGGTCAGCGTTGCCGGGCTAGTTGTGCAGCCAAGAGAAGAGCCAGAGCTCCCCGCTCCCCTTACCCTAGACCAGATGCAGGCGCTACTGCGCCTAGGCCGTCAGGTGCAGCAGCAGTGGGGCCTGCCGGTGCGGCTGGAGTGGCTGATTTATAAGCATCCTCAGACCCGGCAGTCTAGTCTTGTCATTACTCAAGTCAGCCGCTGGTGGGAAGCTCTTGAGGAAGGGGCCATCGCAAGCCAGGCTGGGGCTCCTGCGCCCGATCAGGCAGCCCTGCTGACTGAAATTAGCGGGGTTGTGCAGGGCATTGGGGCAGCTTCGGGCCGGGCGATTGCCACGGCAGTTGTGCTGCAAGCAGGGTCGCTGGCGGCACAGATGACGCTGCCGCCGGGCTGTATTGTGGTGCTGCCCGATCTGCAGCCTGAGATGTGCGTGCGGCTTCAGGGGGTAGCCGGGATTGTCACGGTTCGTGGCGGGGCCACTTGCCATGCTGCCATTTTGGCTCGAGAACTGAATATTCCGGCGGTGGTGGGGGCTCCCCAAGCAACTGAACTGCTCAAAACGGGCGATGCGCTCTGGCTAGATGGAGACCGGGGCTTAGTCTATCTGTTGCCTGAGGATCAGGCCGGTCGCCCCCTGTTTGAGAGCCTGAGTAAAGCTCTGCCCACCGCCCCTAAGGCAGACCTGCTCGATCTGCCGGACGCTGCCGCAGGCTCTACAGCAACTCAGGTAATGGTTAATCTGAGCCAGGTGCAGCGGCTGGGTGACTTGCCCCTGGAGCAAATAGACGGGGTGGGGCTGCTGCGCTCAGAGTGGCTGCTGATCGATATGCTGGAGGGTCGCCACCCGCAGCAGTGGGTGACGGGGGGATATGGGGTAGACCTGCAGGCCCGGCTGGTAGAAAAACTGGCCCCCATTCTGGCAGCGTTTGCGCCGAGGCCTGTGCGCTATCGCTCGCTGGACTTGCGATCGCACGAGTGGATTAGCCTAGCTGGCAGCCCTCCCGCCGAGCCCAACCCGATGCTGGGCATTCGAGGCACCTTCAGCTATCAGCTAGATCCTCGCCTGTTCAAGCTAGAACTGGGGGCTCTGGCCGAACTGCAGCGCCAGGGTCACACCAACCTGCAGCTGATGCTGCCCTTTGTTCGCACTGTTGAGGAGTTCGTAGTCTGTCGCCAGTGGGTCGAGCAGGCCCGATTGTTCCAGGCTCCGGCTTTTCAGCTCTGGATTATGGCTGAGGTGCCTTCGGTGCTGTTTCTGCTACCGGCCTACCGGCAAGCCGGGGTACAGGGCATCGCCATTGGCACCAACGACTTGACTCAGCTGCTGCTGGCCGTAGACCGAGACCAGCCGGTGATGGCTTCGGCCTACGATGAGCGTCACCCAGCCGTGATTGCGGCCCTGGCTCACTTAGTCCAAACTGCCCGACAGCAGGGGTTGACCTGCTCTATTTGTGGGCAAGCTCCGGTGCGCCATCCTGAACTCATTGATGCCCTAGTACAGTGGGGAATCTCCTCTATTTCCGTAGAACCAGGAGCCTTGTTGGCTACCCGCCGAGCTGTTTTGGCCTCGGAGCGGCGGCAGCAGGGCCTGCTTTAA
- a CDS encoding PAS domain S-box protein → METEVYRALQECWQSLEELHQQVNGSPAEANRTTLQGTTRQLRANLARLEGLLQAPEIGAQSFQSLVTPSNAASEASVGSPDGVQEASLLQRCYQTLGLPLEEISRKSLRQEGSNTDREERQRIEQELAHSRRLLEKIADTSPQMLYIVDLESFANIYVNRQVEEMLGFTAAEVQQQGAQFFGNLIHPEDLAVAEPHLQRLLHSRDGEAFDLEYRARHADGSWRWLQSREVVFGRNAQGEPTQILGMAIDINHRKRIETALRESEARFRSTSEQSAVGICHCDPAGRFLWVNPALCQLLGYTESELLALNFQSITHPADLPRAGADLSGLTWQQPACSLEKRYLRKNGEAVWGQVTLSVVHDDSGNPCYITGIVQDINLWKQAEAELRASLREKDLLLAEVHHRVKNNLQIISSLLELQVNRIQDSVAQEALLSSQNRVIAMGLIHETLYQSGNLSQIEFAQYVRQLVAGLFRIYGTDTALQLSLAVDETFCIPSDLAISLGLILNELVTNALKHGFSRIPMGTLVIGLSCPTPGAYCLIVSHPGDRLPPAFDLERSSSMGLKLVRLLAQRIHGYVTVERGQQTTFKVQFCLPQSSPIRPLR, encoded by the coding sequence ATGGAAACAGAAGTCTATCGGGCACTGCAGGAGTGCTGGCAGAGCTTAGAGGAACTGCATCAGCAGGTAAACGGTTCTCCTGCCGAGGCTAATCGCACTACGCTGCAAGGCACTACCCGCCAACTGAGGGCAAACTTAGCCAGACTGGAGGGGCTGCTGCAGGCTCCGGAGATCGGGGCTCAATCTTTTCAAAGCCTGGTTACGCCTTCTAATGCAGCTTCTGAGGCGTCTGTCGGGTCGCCCGACGGCGTTCAGGAAGCTAGCTTGCTCCAGCGCTGCTATCAAACCCTGGGCCTGCCTTTGGAAGAGATTAGCCGTAAATCTCTAAGGCAGGAGGGCAGCAATACCGACCGGGAAGAACGGCAGCGCATCGAGCAAGAGCTAGCCCATAGCAGGCGCTTGCTTGAGAAAATTGCAGATACTTCACCCCAGATGCTCTACATCGTTGATCTAGAGAGCTTTGCCAATATCTATGTTAATCGCCAAGTTGAGGAGATGCTGGGCTTTACGGCAGCAGAGGTGCAACAGCAGGGGGCTCAATTCTTTGGTAACCTGATCCACCCTGAGGATTTGGCCGTAGCGGAGCCTCATCTGCAGCGGCTGCTGCACAGCCGGGATGGGGAAGCATTTGATCTGGAGTACCGGGCCCGCCATGCCGATGGTTCTTGGCGCTGGCTGCAGTCGCGGGAGGTCGTGTTTGGGCGCAATGCCCAAGGGGAGCCCACCCAAATTCTAGGTATGGCAATTGACATCAACCACCGCAAGCGCATTGAGACAGCTCTGCGTGAAAGCGAGGCCCGCTTCCGCTCGACCTCAGAGCAGTCAGCTGTGGGCATTTGCCACTGCGATCCGGCTGGCCGCTTTCTCTGGGTTAACCCGGCCCTGTGCCAGCTGCTGGGCTATACCGAGTCAGAGCTTTTGGCCCTCAATTTTCAAAGCATTACGCATCCGGCAGATTTACCCCGGGCTGGAGCAGACCTGTCCGGGCTGACCTGGCAGCAACCCGCTTGCTCTTTAGAAAAGCGATACTTGCGTAAAAACGGTGAAGCTGTTTGGGGTCAGGTTACCCTGTCGGTTGTCCATGACGACAGCGGTAACCCCTGCTACATTACAGGAATTGTGCAAGATATTAATCTCTGGAAACAGGCCGAAGCAGAATTGCGGGCCTCGCTGCGAGAAAAGGACTTGCTGCTGGCAGAGGTGCACCACCGGGTTAAAAACAATCTGCAGATCATCTCTAGTTTGCTGGAGCTACAGGTTAATCGGATTCAAGATAGCGTTGCCCAGGAAGCCTTACTCTCCAGCCAAAATCGGGTGATTGCGATGGGCTTGATCCACGAAACTCTTTACCAGTCAGGCAATCTGTCTCAGATTGAGTTTGCTCAGTATGTCCGGCAGCTGGTAGCGGGCCTGTTTAGGATTTACGGTACCGATACTGCCCTACAGCTCAGCCTGGCGGTAGACGAAACCTTTTGCATCCCCAGCGACCTTGCCATTTCCCTTGGGCTCATATTAAATGAGCTGGTAACCAATGCCCTAAAGCACGGATTTTCTCGTATCCCGATGGGTACTCTCGTAATAGGACTGAGCTGCCCAACTCCCGGTGCTTATTGCCTGATAGTTAGCCACCCTGGCGATCGCCTGCCGCCAGCGTTTGACTTAGAGCGCTCCAGCTCTATGGGCCTGAAGCTGGTCAGGCTGCTGGCCCAGCGGATCCACGGCTATGTGACAGTGGAGCGAGGTCAGCAAACAACGTTTAAAGTTC